Proteins encoded in a region of the Synergistaceae bacterium genome:
- a CDS encoding DnaJ domain-containing protein: protein MAGEKKSYYEILGVDPRISPRDLKNHFRKIIKQYHPDLHPGEGFEEQYRSVLEAYDVLSTPAKRFDYDHTHGFAANSPIYDASVHSEPQSVSHEKQTPPPPQPPKKAAEPMDPQELFRRIREAQKQKAESYTMKDYLLREKLIGTVFLCCLAIAVFSTISEMFLASAARVPSPFRVISQFGFTSGLLTLGLWIVFFILRFMMMNARRKPGKAFFWMYALFSAMICVFLLKWLNGGNDYGSGLLNFLLDAGIFWVLFAWSSSTLEMDRDIR from the coding sequence ATGGCAGGTGAGAAAAAAAGTTATTACGAAATTTTGGGTGTAGACCCCAGGATTTCGCCCAGAGATCTGAAAAATCATTTCAGAAAAATCATTAAACAGTATCACCCTGACCTTCACCCGGGAGAGGGTTTTGAAGAGCAATACAGATCTGTGCTGGAGGCTTATGACGTACTGAGCACGCCGGCGAAGCGGTTTGATTACGACCACACTCATGGTTTCGCGGCGAATTCACCCATTTATGACGCTTCCGTTCACTCGGAGCCCCAGAGCGTTTCCCATGAGAAGCAGACGCCGCCGCCCCCTCAGCCGCCGAAGAAGGCAGCGGAGCCCATGGATCCTCAGGAGCTTTTCCGTAGAATCCGCGAGGCGCAGAAGCAAAAGGCCGAGAGCTATACGATGAAAGACTATCTCCTGCGGGAAAAACTGATCGGGACGGTCTTTCTGTGTTGTCTTGCCATCGCCGTGTTTTCTACCATAAGTGAAATGTTTCTGGCCTCGGCCGCCCGGGTGCCTTCGCCGTTCAGGGTCATCAGTCAGTTCGGGTTTACCTCGGGACTACTGACGCTTGGCCTGTGGATTGTCTTTTTTATATTGCGTTTTATGATGATGAACGCCCGCAGAAAACCGGGGAAAGCCTTTTTTTGGATGTATGCCCTGTTCAGCGCGATGATCTGCGTCTTTCTGCTGAAGTGGCTCAATGGAGGCAACGACTACGGCAGCGGTCTCCTGAACTTTCTTCTGGACGCGGGGATTTTCTGGGTGCTGTTCGCCTGGTCCTCCTCCACCCTGGAGATGGACCGGGACATAAGATGA
- a CDS encoding lactonase family protein has product MREEVFVYVGTYTQPVLFGTGNVLVGKGEGIYCYKMDSETGELTYLFVTENVPNPSYLTLSSCGSFLYCVNELKEYEGLASGAASAFAVEEGGQLRFLNSRATGGTDPCYISVNTKNTHVAVSNFMSGSVCVFPVEKDGSLGERVFFAQHEGKSLHPLRQQGPHAHSAVFDREEKYAFVPDLGIDKIVVYETDFSGAGLKKGPPPVSVTAGAGPRHCVFHPSGRYCYVINELELSVSAFEYDGKGFLIHRQTVSLVPDGVDRSGSIGADIGILPNGKYLYASVRGLDTLSILEITSEGFLSLRENVSSRGKTPRSFAITAEGSYLLVANQDTNNLVVFRIDSQWGSLDEVFETHIPTPVCVRPFLRR; this is encoded by the coding sequence ATGAGGGAAGAGGTGTTTGTTTACGTCGGCACATACACTCAGCCGGTTCTTTTCGGAACGGGAAACGTTCTGGTGGGAAAAGGCGAGGGTATCTATTGCTATAAAATGGATTCTGAAACAGGGGAGCTGACGTATCTGTTTGTGACGGAGAACGTGCCCAATCCATCTTATCTCACTCTTTCGTCCTGCGGAAGTTTTTTGTATTGCGTAAACGAACTGAAAGAATATGAAGGCCTTGCCTCGGGAGCGGCCAGCGCTTTTGCCGTGGAAGAGGGCGGGCAGCTCCGTTTTTTGAACAGCCGCGCCACAGGGGGAACCGATCCCTGTTACATCAGCGTCAACACGAAAAATACTCATGTGGCCGTTTCGAATTTCATGAGCGGCAGCGTCTGCGTTTTCCCCGTCGAAAAAGACGGAAGCCTGGGGGAGCGCGTTTTTTTCGCCCAGCACGAGGGAAAAAGCCTTCATCCATTGCGGCAGCAGGGTCCCCATGCCCATTCCGCGGTTTTCGACCGGGAGGAAAAATACGCTTTTGTTCCGGATCTGGGCATCGATAAAATCGTGGTCTATGAAACGGATTTTTCGGGCGCAGGCCTGAAAAAGGGGCCGCCTCCCGTGTCCGTAACGGCCGGAGCCGGGCCGCGGCATTGCGTATTTCACCCATCCGGACGGTATTGTTACGTGATCAACGAGCTGGAACTCTCGGTGAGCGCTTTCGAGTACGACGGAAAGGGTTTTCTCATCCATCGTCAGACGGTCTCTCTGGTGCCCGACGGCGTGGACCGGAGCGGAAGCATTGGAGCGGACATCGGTATTTTACCGAACGGGAAATATCTCTATGCGTCCGTGCGGGGACTCGATACCCTGTCCATCCTGGAAATCACCTCCGAAGGGTTCCTGTCTCTCAGAGAAAACGTCTCCAGTCGGGGGAAAACCCCAAGGAGCTTTGCCATCACTGCGGAGGGCAGCTATCTTCTGGTGGCCAACCAGGACACGAATAATCTCGTGGTTTTCAGAATAGATTCCCAATGGGGCAGCCTGGATGAGGTCTTCGAAACGCATATTCCCACACCCGTCTGCGTTCGGCCTTTCCTGAGAAGGTGA
- a CDS encoding TRAP transporter permease, translating into MDFDDKHENSQGKEAASQPLEDEVSKEAIARAMEGKLTKQQRELIEKLDKESATRSLDSAFVAKLFYVACIAVTLYHFITSFLGTPVVLKHRSLHVGMMLILGFIMYPFSGKSGKKVTWFDWILILLSAAVPLYVWVDYLGIISRAGNPNTPDLIVATLLVLLVLEGSRRMTGWALPILSIVFIAYGLCGPRGLWHISLPGLFGHRGYSWLQLSNQFFANTEGIYGSSVSVAASYIYLFILFGAVMGKSGMGAFFNDVAMALAGHTKGGPAKVSVVASGFLGSINGSAVANVVTTGAFTIPLMKKMGYSKEFAGAVEASASVGGQLLPPVMGAAAFIMAEILSVPYSVIIVHAAIPALIYYLGIIIQVHLRACKNDLHGLPREQLPRIGAVLRDKGHLLVPIVLLLYLLLFSGTTVVFSAVITIAATVVIACIRKATRMSFRDICDSFAEGARATVPVAMACACVGIIIGVTSKTGFGLTMANTIITLGSQSLILTLIFTMITCMILGMGVPSIPAYIITATIAAPALAKLGIPPISAHMFSFYFAMFANLTPPVALAAFAAAGLSGGDPMKTGVASVKLAIGGFIVPYMFIYCPELLLINTSLLGGLRVAAGACIGVFMIAAAVEGYLFTTINPLLRIVVFGGALCLIDSGMSTDLIGLAIFVALFLIQRYLAKREKSRSAAAK; encoded by the coding sequence ATGGATTTTGACGACAAGCATGAAAATTCTCAGGGAAAGGAGGCAGCGTCCCAACCCCTGGAGGACGAGGTTTCGAAGGAAGCCATTGCCAGAGCCATGGAAGGCAAACTGACGAAGCAGCAGCGGGAGCTCATCGAAAAACTCGACAAGGAATCCGCGACGCGTTCTTTGGACAGCGCTTTCGTCGCGAAGCTTTTCTACGTGGCCTGCATCGCGGTCACCCTGTACCATTTCATCACCTCCTTCCTGGGAACGCCGGTGGTGCTCAAGCATCGTTCGCTGCACGTGGGCATGATGCTGATTTTGGGGTTCATCATGTATCCCTTCAGCGGCAAAAGCGGGAAAAAAGTGACATGGTTCGACTGGATTCTGATTCTTCTGTCGGCGGCGGTGCCCCTGTATGTATGGGTGGATTACCTCGGCATCATCAGCCGGGCGGGAAACCCGAACACTCCCGATCTCATCGTGGCCACGCTGCTGGTTCTGCTGGTGCTGGAAGGCTCCCGGCGCATGACCGGCTGGGCCCTGCCCATCCTGAGCATCGTCTTCATAGCCTACGGGCTTTGCGGTCCCCGCGGACTGTGGCACATCAGCCTTCCCGGCCTGTTCGGGCATCGGGGATACTCCTGGCTTCAGCTCTCCAATCAGTTCTTCGCCAACACGGAGGGGATTTACGGTTCATCGGTGAGCGTGGCGGCCAGCTATATCTATCTGTTCATCCTGTTCGGAGCGGTGATGGGAAAGTCGGGGATGGGGGCGTTTTTCAACGACGTTGCCATGGCTCTGGCGGGTCACACCAAGGGCGGACCGGCCAAGGTGTCCGTGGTGGCTTCCGGCTTTTTGGGGTCCATCAACGGCTCGGCCGTGGCCAACGTGGTTACGACGGGAGCTTTCACCATTCCTTTGATGAAAAAAATGGGGTACAGCAAAGAGTTTGCCGGCGCGGTGGAGGCCTCGGCCTCGGTGGGCGGTCAGCTGCTGCCCCCCGTCATGGGAGCGGCGGCTTTCATCATGGCCGAAATTCTCAGCGTTCCCTACTCGGTGATCATCGTGCACGCGGCCATCCCTGCGCTGATCTACTATCTGGGCATCATCATCCAGGTCCATCTGCGAGCCTGTAAAAACGACCTTCACGGTCTGCCCCGGGAGCAACTGCCCCGCATCGGCGCCGTTCTCAGGGACAAGGGCCATCTGCTGGTTCCCATCGTGCTTCTTCTCTATCTGCTTCTCTTTTCCGGGACGACGGTGGTGTTTTCAGCCGTCATAACCATTGCGGCCACAGTGGTTATCGCCTGCATCAGAAAAGCCACGCGAATGAGCTTCAGGGACATATGCGACTCCTTCGCGGAGGGCGCCAGGGCCACGGTTCCGGTGGCGATGGCCTGCGCCTGCGTGGGAATCATCATCGGCGTCACCTCCAAAACGGGATTTGGCCTCACCATGGCCAACACGATCATCACTTTGGGCAGTCAGAGCCTGATTCTCACGCTGATTTTCACGATGATCACCTGCATGATTCTGGGTATGGGGGTTCCCTCCATCCCGGCCTACATCATCACGGCGACCATCGCGGCTCCGGCGCTGGCGAAACTGGGGATTCCGCCCATTTCGGCGCACATGTTCTCCTTCTACTTCGCCATGTTCGCGAATCTGACGCCGCCTGTGGCGCTGGCGGCTTTTGCGGCGGCGGGCCTGTCGGGGGGAGATCCCATGAAAACGGGTGTCGCCTCGGTGAAACTGGCGATAGGCGGTTTTATCGTCCCCTATATGTTTATTTACTGTCCGGAGCTGCTGCTGATCAATACGTCGCTTTTGGGTGGTTTGAGGGTGGCGGCGGGAGCCTGCATCGGCGTGTTCATGATCGCCGCGGCGGTGGAGGGGTATCTCTTTACGACGATAAACCCGCTTCTGCGAATTGTCGTCTTTGGAGGAGCCCTGTGCCTCATCGACAGCGGAATGAGCACAGACCTCATCGGCCTCGCGATTTTCGTCGCGCTCTTCCTCATCCAGCGGTATCTGGCAAAAAGAGAAAAGAGCCGATCTGCTGCCGCAAAATAG
- a CDS encoding TRAP transporter large permease: protein MVTLLFLSFVVFLFMGIPVAFSLGLSSLLYLMGAGIPLSVIPQRMFAGINSFTLLCVPGFILAGNLMNQGGISDRIVRFSNALVGHIRGGLALANVVDSMVFAGVSGTAVADVSSLGAILIPAMHRDGYDMDFSCAVTASSSCLGPIIPPSMPMIIAGTLTGLSVGKLFLAGAIPGLLIGGFMMVITYWIAVKRGYPKYPKPTWRVFLREFFGGIWAIFMIVIIFAGILSGWFSPTEASVVACVYALFVGLVIYRDLHIKDVPRVLKESAIMSASIITLVAFANVFGWILASEQIPQLIAKTMLSLTRNKVLIILIINIFLLFVGMFMETIAALMTLFPTLLAVLTQVGVDPIQSAMICVLNLVIGLITPPVGVCLFVASSIGKISISKIVGANMPYLIVCLIVLLMVSYIPALSTWLPTLLMH, encoded by the coding sequence ATGGTAACGCTGCTGTTTCTTAGCTTCGTGGTATTTCTGTTCATGGGCATTCCCGTGGCCTTTTCTCTGGGTCTGTCCTCCCTTCTCTATCTGATGGGAGCGGGGATTCCCCTCTCTGTGATTCCCCAGCGCATGTTCGCGGGAATCAACTCCTTTACGCTGCTGTGCGTACCGGGTTTCATTCTGGCGGGGAACCTGATGAACCAGGGGGGCATCTCCGACCGCATCGTGCGTTTTTCCAACGCGCTGGTGGGGCACATTCGCGGAGGGCTGGCCCTGGCCAACGTGGTGGACTCCATGGTGTTCGCGGGGGTGTCCGGGACGGCCGTGGCGGACGTGTCCAGTCTGGGGGCCATTTTGATACCGGCCATGCACAGAGACGGTTACGACATGGATTTTTCCTGTGCCGTCACGGCTTCTTCCTCCTGTCTGGGTCCCATCATCCCGCCCTCGATGCCCATGATCATCGCGGGGACGCTGACGGGGCTTTCCGTGGGCAAGCTCTTTCTGGCGGGAGCCATTCCGGGCCTGCTGATCGGCGGGTTCATGATGGTGATAACCTACTGGATTGCGGTGAAACGGGGTTATCCCAAGTATCCCAAACCGACCTGGAGGGTTTTCCTGCGGGAATTTTTCGGGGGCATTTGGGCTATCTTCATGATCGTCATCATCTTTGCCGGAATTCTCAGCGGATGGTTCAGCCCCACGGAGGCCTCGGTCGTTGCCTGCGTCTACGCGCTCTTCGTGGGACTGGTCATTTACAGAGACCTTCACATTAAGGACGTTCCGCGGGTTTTGAAGGAGTCCGCGATTATGTCGGCGTCGATCATCACGCTGGTGGCCTTTGCCAACGTGTTCGGGTGGATTCTGGCCAGCGAGCAGATCCCTCAGCTCATCGCCAAAACGATGCTCTCGCTTACCCGCAACAAAGTTCTGATTATCCTGATTATCAACATCTTCCTGCTTTTCGTGGGGATGTTCATGGAGACGATCGCGGCGCTGATGACGCTGTTTCCGACGCTTCTGGCCGTGCTGACCCAGGTGGGGGTGGACCCCATCCAGTCGGCGATGATCTGCGTGCTGAACCTGGTCATCGGCCTGATCACTCCGCCGGTGGGGGTGTGTCTTTTCGTGGCCTCCAGCATCGGAAAAATTTCCATCAGCAAAATCGTGGGGGCCAACATGCCCTATCTGATCGTCTGCCTCATTGTTCTGTTGATGGTGTCCTACATTCCCGCGCTTTCCACCTGGCTTCCGACGCTGCTGATGCACTGA
- a CDS encoding TRAP transporter small permease, translated as MFRNTLDRFLEWMSSIFFAGLIAVVLLQVYARMFLPKSPHWTEEASRFLMLYMVAFAAGLAAKERAYVNVDVFINFTRGRLRTLIQLVIDLLTIALMVATVWYGWKNALVGRIQTSASLEIPMHWIFASMVLHSGSILLYTVMLVVEDLKSLAKGEVNHGNAAVS; from the coding sequence GTGTTCAGGAATACGCTGGATCGTTTTCTGGAATGGATGTCTTCCATTTTCTTTGCCGGGCTCATTGCCGTTGTGCTTTTGCAGGTTTACGCAAGGATGTTTCTGCCCAAATCTCCCCACTGGACGGAGGAGGCCTCCCGTTTCCTGATGCTTTACATGGTGGCCTTCGCCGCGGGGCTGGCCGCGAAAGAACGGGCCTACGTCAACGTGGACGTGTTCATCAATTTCACCAGAGGTCGTCTGAGAACCCTGATCCAGCTCGTCATCGACCTTCTGACCATCGCCCTGATGGTGGCCACGGTCTGGTATGGCTGGAAAAACGCCCTCGTGGGGAGAATTCAAACCTCGGCATCCTTGGAGATCCCCATGCACTGGATCTTCGCCAGCATGGTTCTCCACTCCGGAAGTATTCTGCTCTATACGGTTATGCTCGTGGTCGAAGACCTCAAATCTCTGGCAAAGGGAGAAGTGAATCATGGTAACGCTGCTGTTTCTTAG
- a CDS encoding (Fe-S)-binding protein — MKMGKTYFNPGCALTIHKPEAEVALLKLLRDKYDGNVELHSLCCHHDPQVEKGSCIVVVCAGCDRRFNKLYEGISTLTLWEVLDGVEGIQYPDYKGRKMSLHDPCPIRSKPQVHRAARSLLKKMNIEVVEAALHAASSRCCGDSYYPDLPLEEIHARMKERAASMPCDEVAVYCVTCVRSMHFGGKKPRYLVDLLLGEETVPPEGDVPEWHARIKEYRERH, encoded by the coding sequence ATGAAGATGGGGAAAACGTATTTCAATCCAGGCTGCGCTCTGACCATCCACAAACCGGAGGCGGAGGTCGCGCTTCTGAAGCTGCTGCGCGACAAATACGACGGGAATGTGGAGCTGCACAGTCTCTGCTGTCACCACGATCCCCAGGTGGAAAAGGGGTCCTGCATCGTGGTGGTGTGCGCGGGGTGCGACAGACGTTTTAACAAGCTGTACGAGGGAATTTCCACTCTGACCCTCTGGGAGGTTCTGGACGGTGTGGAGGGGATTCAGTACCCGGACTACAAAGGCCGGAAAATGAGCCTCCACGACCCCTGTCCGATTCGATCGAAGCCCCAGGTTCACAGGGCGGCCCGGAGTCTCCTGAAGAAGATGAACATCGAAGTTGTGGAAGCGGCCCTTCACGCCGCCTCGTCCCGATGCTGCGGGGACAGCTATTACCCGGATCTGCCTCTGGAGGAGATTCATGCGAGAATGAAGGAGCGCGCCGCTTCCATGCCCTGCGACGAGGTGGCGGTCTACTGCGTGACCTGCGTCCGCTCGATGCATTTTGGAGGGAAGAAACCGCGGTATCTCGTCGACCTGCTGCTGGGAGAGGAGACGGTTCCTCCGGAGGGCGACGTGCCCGAATGGCACGCCCGGATCAAAGAATATCGAGAACGGCACTGA